Proteins from a genomic interval of Euwallacea fornicatus isolate EFF26 chromosome 1, ASM4011564v1, whole genome shotgun sequence:
- the Octbeta2R gene encoding octopamine receptor beta-2R, producing the protein MDYSKNTTSMLNSSIKNPQNEASDDDIGNNLLLFIKATIMGSIIIASIFGNLLVIVSVMRHRKLRVITNYYVISLALADMLVAMFAMSFNASVEIFNSWLFSYTLCDVWNSLDVYFSTVSILHLCAISIDRYYAICKPLKYSLLMTKKLVAFILVSIWVSPAFISFLPIFMGWYTTKNHQEYRRVNPDVCIFVVNQAYAVISSCISFWVPGSVMIYMYSMVFREANRQEKEMFNRHGAAMLLHANNTNGDMMSNSGGSSKTLTLHEINQDLHHTPTRERSISKMKREHKAARTLGIIMGIFILCWLPFFLWYDSVTFCTSCECPHVVVAMLFWIGYFNSTLNPLIYAYFNKDFREAFKNTLQCAFCSLCRRPPSDLNYIDQRRPSMRYEDRTRSVFSETYLKHNVDRRSSDFGSTL; encoded by the exons ATGGACTACTCAA AGAACACCACCTCAATGTTGAACAGCTCGATCAAAAATCCCCAAAATGAAGCCTCCGATGACGATATTGGGAACAACCTCTTGCTCTTCATCAAAGCGACAATCATGGGCAGCATCATCATCGCCTCCATTTTCGGTAACCTCCTCGTCATAGTGTCGGTCATGCGTCACAGAAAACTACGTGTCATCACAAACTATTACGTCATATCACTAGCTTTAGCGGACATGCTCGTGGCGATGTTCGCGATGAGTTTCAATGCTAGTGTCGAGATTTTCAATAGTTGGCTCTTCAGCTACACTTTATGTGATGTTTGGAACAGTCTGGACGTGTACTTTTCCACTGTTTCTATTTTACATCTATGTGCTATCAGTATAGATAG GTACTACGCAATATGTAAACCTTTAAAATACTCGCTGCTCATGACTAAGAAACTAGTAGCTTTCATATTGGTGTCTATTTGGGTGAGTCCGGCATTTATCAGCTTCCTTCCAATCTTCATGGGCTGGTACACCACCAAAAATCACCAAGAGTACCGCAGAGTAAATCCAGATGTGTGCATCTTCGTCGTCAACCAAGCATACGCTGTGATCAGTAGTTGTATAAGTTTCTGGGTTCCTGGCTCCGTCATGATTTACATGTATTCGATGGTATTTAGAGAAGCTAACAG gcAGGAGAAGGAAATGTTCAATCGACATGGGGCAGCAATGCTGCTGCACGCTAATAATACCAACGGGGACATGATGTCTAATTCTGGCGGGTCTTCCAAGACATTAACTCTTCACGAGATCAATCAGGATCTGCATCACACTCCCACAAGGGAACGAAGCATTAGCAAAATGAAGAGAGAACATAAGGCTGCCCGAACTTTAGGCATTATCATGG GAATTTTCATACTCTGCTGGCTTCCGTTTTTCCTCTGGTACGACAGCGTTACATTCTGCACCAGTTGCGAGTGCCCTCACGTAGTGGTAGCGATGCTCTTCTGGATTGGCTACTTCAACTCCACCCTCAATCCACTAATCTATGCCTACTTCAATAAGGATTTCCGAGAGGCGTTCAAGAACACCCTTCAGTGTGCTTTTTGTTCATTGTGTCGACGGCCTCCTTCTGATCTGAATTATATTGATCAAAGGAGACCGAGTATGAGGTATGAGGACCGGACTCGTAGTGTGTTTTCGGAAACCTATTTAAAACATAATGTGGATAGGCGAAGTTCGGATTTTGGATCAACACTTTGA